CCTGGTAGATTATTGGGAACATTATAAACCCTCCCATTGATACGCAACCCTGGTAAACTTGATAAACTGACTCGTTGTTCGTTCAATCTCTTTGATTGCGATCGAGCTAACATGCTGATCATGGTGTTCATACGTTCGTGGTGTTCGTCTGGGGGTAAATAGGGTTCGTTTGTTGtatatggttgaggtcctatggtgaggcacgccatggaacctgggatttaggccacatttgcccattaccccaacattgtatatgcacattctattctatatgggtgaggtactacagtgaggcacaccatggggcctgggatttaggccagagttgcccattaccccaacattgtatatgcacattctattctatatgggtgaggtcctacagtgaggcatgccatgggacctggggtttagaccagagctggcccattaccccaacattgtatttgcacattctattctatatgggtgaggtactacagtgaggcatgccatgggacctggggtttagaccagagctggcccattaccccaacattgtatatgcacattctattctatatgggtgaggtactacagtgaggcacaccatggggcCTGGGGTTTAAACCAGagctggcccattaccccaacattgtatatgcacgcTCTTCTACGTCACaacaactttgtgggtgattgtcatatcacaatttaaacaacccattagtggctgtgggttggagcaattgttgttgaGTGTTttgaccaaggacacatacgcccacaatggtagcagtatgGTTGGTCTAAAGGGCAGCGGGCCTAACAGTGTACATCggcaaaaacaatatttcattatgacatcatctaTCAGACAAACacataattatgacatcacacctgCGTCATTATTCTCGGCCACCACATTATCGGGCACGGCAGCTGCAGCTTGCTCTTGCCTTCCCTCGTGTGGAGGATCTTGTCGTAGAAAGTCAGGTAGTTCGTAACCGTCGTTCCTCATCTCAGCTCGCTGGTCATCCATGCGTCGTCCTTGCAGGCGAGTTAGTAAGTCAAAGAAATGCTCGTTGCCCCGCTGTGGGGTAGATAATGTTAACAATAACATTgttaaacaaatctaaaagAGATTCTATGgcttttattttcctttttccTACAgactaatataaaataataataagtgcgccaagtttttaaaacagattttaaaaatctagtctgctggtataaaaaaaaataatttaacacaaaaagatcagttttaaagttacatCATAACAGCGATCAGTTTTATTTAAGAGTTTTAGATATAGGTTACCTGTGGTTGTTGTGGGGGTTGAATGTTAATTTCAACTTGTTCAGCGTCCAACGCACGATTCCCGTTACTATTCACAACGTCTAAGTTCTCTATGTTCGCCTATTAACGTATAAATTGTAtgtaaagtatatttaaaaaaatatatatataactacatTTCTACCGTGGactaatgaatgtaacttattcttGTGTGAGgtgtaacgacagtcgttacgaTTTACCACGTGTAAGTTTTCTATGCTCGCCTGTTAACTTGTATGTCACCCTAGGTGTAATGGTaacaaacttttgaaacaggggtgacatcatTCGTTTTAACACTTCAGTTTTCCAATGTCAAATCAGGTTTACCATacttgttttacaaatataagtAGAGTATAGCCATCAGCCATCACCAGTGGTTGTACAACATCATGATAAAAATGATctgacattttaaaactggGTTGATAAAACATATGATTTCTTATACAAGGTTGCcagaaaagttttataaaatgtatgtagatgtgataacttgtttatatcaTTAGCAATTGTGGATATATAGTTAATATAAAGTACCTGGTACGCTGCTTGTAACGACCTTCCTTCTTCTAACTTTAATTTCTTTTCATTTATCGCCTGTTTATTGTTAATGGTCAgtatattataacaataaatatatccCTTCCCAACATAGACATAAAATACCTTGACAATAATATACCTCGCACCCTAAACAATCACTATACCCCCAATAATGCACTCTATTTGCTCAAACCTTAACTTTCTACAGGTGTAAGTTGCAATAATTCTATGATCATTCCaacaatacatataatatatctcCAACATGAACACACACACATACCATGCCACACCCCCCCCCACTTTAACTTGCTTGGTAAAAGTTGTAGCAGCTTCATATTTTCCATActccaaaaatatatatataaatatatataaccccccccccctcccaCCTTAACTTGTTCCGGCGTAAGTTGCAACAACTCCATATTCTCCATGCTCATTCTCCTCACACGAGGGAGCTCCTGATCAAGGTAGTTGCTCTCTACTGCCCCATTGTGGCTCGATAAACTTTCCAACCTTCCCAGGTTTTTCTCAGCTGTTGCTCGGCCGGCCTCATCTCCTGCCTTGATTATTTCACTATCATGTTAAACTAGCCAAACAAAACGCCCCAATTCCCTAACTAATAGTTTGAACAATAGCTTTACCTTTATACAATTTGTATACAACacatcaatatatatatactatttatagggttgtaacttgtacccaattacattttatattctatatgggtgaggtcctacagcgaggtaTGCCATGGGAGctgggatttaaaccagagttggtccattaccccaacattgtatatgcacattctattctatatgggtgaggtcctacagtaaggcacgccatgggacctgggatttaggccagagttggcccattaccccaacattgtatatgcacattatattctatatgggtgaggtcctacagtgaggcaggCCATGGatcctgggatttagaccaaagttggcccattaccccaacattgtatatgcacattctattctatatgggtgaggtcctacagcgaggcacgccatgggacctgggatttaggccagagttgcccattaccccaacacccggggtgCTATCACATAACTAATAGGTAagattataatttaaaagtaatatcTCCCCCTGTACAATCTGTATAAAGGTCCAAACCCCAGGTTTCATGgtaccccacccaactatacaccaccccacccaactatacaccaccccacccaactatacaCCACCCCACCCACTATACACCACCCCACCCACTATACACCACCGTACCCAACTATACACCACCCCACCAACTATACACcaccccacccaactatacaCCCCAATTTACCTCTTTAGATATTTGTAACTGCAGCGTTGTTAATTCCAAAGCCTTCTTATAATTGCCCAATGATATATGAGCATTGCTGAGTAACCAACAAGCTCGCCCTACACCAACTCTGAAATGAAGGGGGTTTAGATGTTTGTAGTTGAATCATTCAGTTAAAATACCCtggaaaaaactaaaaaggaaaaaaactaaaaaattaaaaaaaactaaaaaacctaaacaaaactttagaaaaaaaatgaaaaacatgattgaatttCTTGTGTGTTGTGTTTGTATCATTATTTTGTCTTTATAGGTttgagttgtgtgttgtatgtgtgtcttgtatttttattctgctGGGCATAATATTGCCAGCtattttagtcagtcactactatagttcattttgcatgtctatgaaatatatgcaatgaaaattataaaccCATGCTAAGTAAGGCTAATGTAAAGTAGTACCTAACTGTAGCTacaatttatttgaatgttatttattttctgttgttttgtgttgAATGGGTTTTGTGTCAATTATTTCCGTACTTACAAATCTTCCAGAATTCTAACTCTACTGAGAATCAAGATTCTTTTttagacatgcaaaatgcactgtagtagtgactgactgaaaaatagctggcaataTTAGGCCCAGCAGAAAAAGAATACAGCAGCGTAGCgggatttgaacccagtacCCCACACACCCACCTGTCACTCAAATCTTGTGCGATTTGTTTATGCCGCATGTGGTATTCAATAGCCCTGTTATAATCCCCTAGTAAAGTATATGTGGATCCAAGACTGTAGCAAGCTTGGGCTTCAAACGCTCGGTCTCCTAGCTGACGCGATATTGATAAGGTTTGTctggaatataaatatattgcgTTAGGTATTGTAatatctatatgggtgaggtcttcagtgaggtacacctgagacctgggatgtgggtatattaccccaacacccagggtgctaccatctagaccccactgaggcagtttatagacagtcaataatagagattctatactataagggtgaggtcctacagcaggGAACACCAGGGGTCTGGGATATTGGCCAGAGTTGAATAAATCAGGACGTAAAAACATggacattctattctatatgggcgagatcctacagtgagacacgtcatgggacctgggatttaggccagagttggctcattcccccaacattgtatatgcacattctatattgCTATTATCCTAAAAATTGCCACCTCATGAACGTTACGCTTATAATTAAACCAACATCACAACTCACAAATAGAAGTCTGCGGCCACCTGGTATTCCCCCAACACAATATGCGCGTTCCCGAGGTTGGTATACGCGCGTCGTTGTGCTGCCTTGTCGCCAAACTCCTTCGCAATCGATAACCGCTGTGGGGGTGGGGATGGTTTAGAATATGATGGT
The sequence above is drawn from the Ciona intestinalis unplaced genomic scaffold, KH HT000823.1, whole genome shotgun sequence genome and encodes:
- the LOC100184538 gene encoding G-protein-signaling modulator 2 isoform X1 — encoded protein: MKFILIHTMFPVLVFIYFTKCLINLTMDGSHQPTCLELATEGERLCKLGEYSAGVQYLEAAVNQGTDDVTTLSAIYMHLGNAYQYLGDFMKALQYHQHDRTLARTIDDLEGEAKASSNISNTLKLMGRFDEAIVCCQRHLDIAIETNNKVWEAKALYQLANIHHEKAKQKCKSTAGIDKVDPNAAADLKVAVKLYEQNLSLVRTLNDRAAQGKTCGSLGNINYLLGNCDEAIKFHTERLSIAKEFGDKAAQRRAYTNLGNAHIVLGEYQVAADFYLQTLSISRQLGDRAFEAQACYSLGSTYTLLGDYNRAIEYHMRHKQIAQDLSDRVGVGRACWLLSNAHISLGNYKKALELTTLQLQISKEAGDEAGRATAEKNLGRLESLSSHNGAVESNYLDQELPRVRRMSMENMELLQLTPEQVKAINEKKLKLEEGRSLQAAYQANIENLDVVNSNGNRALDAEQVEINIQPPQQPQRGNEHFFDLLTRLQGRRMDDQRAEMRNDGYELPDFLRQDPPHEGRQEQAAAAVPDNVVAENNDAGPMACLTVGPHPYRTNEPYLPPDEHHERMNTMISMLARSQSKRLNEQRVSLSSLPGLRINGRVYNVPNNLPGGPPNDDGNNNAQEPPRALDDNFFDNLMRCQGTRLNDQRTSAPSGDQPVYRPPTIPDEDFMSLIVRLQSSRINDQRCRFEPE
- the LOC100184538 gene encoding G-protein-signaling modulator 2 isoform X2 is translated as MKFILIHTMFPVLVFIYFTKCLINLTMDGSHQPTCLELATEGERLCKLGEYSAGVQYLEAAVNQGTDDVTTLSAIYMHLGNAYQYLGDFMKALQYHQHDRTLARTIDDLEGEAKASSNISNTLKLMGRFDEAIVCCQRHLDIAIETNNKVWEAKALYQLANIHHEKAKQKCKSTAGIDKVDPNAAADLKVAVKLYEQNLSLVRTLNDRAAQGKTCGSLGNINYLLGNCDEAIKFHTERLSIAKEFGDKAAQRRAYTNLGNAHIVLGEYQVAADFYLQTLSISRQLGDRAFEAQACYSLGSTYTLLGDYNRAIEYHMRHKQIAQDLSDRVGVGRACWLLSNAHISLGNYKKALELTTLQLQISKEAGDEAGRATAEKNLGRLESLSSHNGAVESNYLDQELPRVRRMSMENMELLQLTPEQVKAINEKKLKLEEGRSLQAAYQANIENLDVVNSNGNRALDAEQVEINIQPPQQPQGNEHFFDLLTRLQGRRMDDQRAEMRNDGYELPDFLRQDPPHEGRQEQAAAAVPDNVVAENNDAGPMACLTVGPHPYRTNEPYLPPDEHHERMNTMISMLARSQSKRLNEQRVSLSSLPGLRINGRVYNVPNNLPGGPPNDDGNNNAQEPPRALDDNFFDNLMRCQGTRLNDQRTSAPSGDQPVYRPPTIPDEDFMSLIVRLQSSRINDQRCRFEPE
- the LOC100184538 gene encoding G-protein-signaling modulator 2 isoform X4, whose translation is MKFILIHTMFPVLVFIYFTKCLINLTMDGSHQPTCLELATEGERLCKLGEYSAGVQYLEAAVNQGTDDVTTLSAIYMHLGNAYQYLGDFMKALQYHQHDRTLARTIDDLEGEAKASSNISNTLKLMGRFDEAIVCCQRHLDIAIETNNKVWEAKALYQLANIHHEKAKQKCKSTAGIDKVDPNAAADLKVAVKLYEQNLSLVRTLNDRAAQGKTCGSLGNINYLLGNCDEAIKFHTERLSIAKEFGDKAAQRRAYTNLGNAHIVLGEYQVAADFYLQTLSISRQLGDRAFEAQACYSLGSTYTLLGDYNRAIEYHMRHKQIAQDLSDRVGVGRACWLLSNAHISLGNYKKALELTTLQLQISKEAGDEAGRATAEKNLGRLESLSSHNGAVESNYLDQELPRVRRMSMENMELLQLTPEQVKAINEKKLKLEEGRSLQAAYQANIENLDVVNSNGNRALDAEQVEINIQPPQQPQGNEHFFDLLTRLQGRRMDDQRAEMRNDGYELPDFLRQDPPHEGRQEQAAAAVPDNVVAENNDADEHHERMNTMISMLARSQSKRLNEQRVSLSSLPGLRINGRVYNVPNNLPGGPPNDDGNNNAQEPPRALDDNFFDNLMRCQGTRLNDQRTSAPSGDQPVYRPPTIPDEDFMSLIVRLQSSRINDQRCRFEPE
- the LOC100184538 gene encoding G-protein-signaling modulator 2 isoform X3; protein product: MKFILIHTMFPVLVFIYFTKCLINLTMDGSHQPTCLELATEGERLCKLGEYSAGVQYLEAAVNQGTDDVTTLSAIYMHLGNAYQYLGDFMKALQYHQHDRTLARTIDDLEGEAKASSNISNTLKLMGRFDEAIVCCQRHLDIAIETNNKVWEAKALYQLANIHHEKAKQKCKSTAGIDKVDPNAAADLKVAVKLYEQNLSLVRTLNDRAAQGKTCGSLGNINYLLGNCDEAIKFHTERLSIAKEFGDKAAQRRAYTNLGNAHIVLGEYQVAADFYLQTLSISRQLGDRAFEAQACYSLGSTYTLLGDYNRAIEYHMRHKQIAQDLSDRVGVGRACWLLSNAHISLGNYKKALELTTLQLQISKEAGDEAGRATAEKNLGRLESLSSHNGAVESNYLDQELPRVRRMSMENMELLQLTPEQVKAINEKKLKLEEGRSLQAAYQANIENLDVVNSNGNRALDAEQVEINIQPPQQPQRGNEHFFDLLTRLQGRRMDDQRAEMRNDGYELPDFLRQDPPHEGRQEQAAAAVPDNVVAENNDADEHHERMNTMISMLARSQSKRLNEQRVSLSSLPGLRINGRVYNVPNNLPGGPPNDDGNNNAQEPPRALDDNFFDNLMRCQGTRLNDQRTSAPSGDQPVYRPPTIPDEDFMSLIVRLQSSRINDQRCRFEPE